One stretch of Bacillota bacterium DNA includes these proteins:
- a CDS encoding FAD-dependent oxidoreductase: MNTGRDLPKKVDTVVIGGGVLGCAAAYYLAKEGLEVLLLEQREIASGASGANLGQTSVLDREADAHLALTLKSLELYPGLSDELGVDLEYEVTGGSYVLTTEAQLETAKGLLARQARRGVAGSILGPREAPAVEPFISPDGLVGLAYCPLEGRLNPLRVTLGFAAGARKNGATIAEHTPVRGFKLDGQRAIAVLTDLGAVRARTFVNAGGAWTGSIGRLAGLDVPVRFHRGTAMVTEPVPPTIRGPVVGAGFLTPATARETRRVGLALNQAARGSVILGQYTEECQDHRAALDNAGLKQVAERVLRHFPGLAKLNIVRAWAAVTPYSDDGLPFFGFRHEVDNLLFCGSFKGAFTTAPAVGRMVADLLVRGRTGHLVGGFSPERS; the protein is encoded by the coding sequence ATGAACACTGGAAGAGACTTGCCGAAGAAGGTTGATACGGTGGTCATCGGCGGGGGCGTCCTGGGTTGCGCCGCCGCCTACTACCTGGCCAAAGAGGGCCTCGAGGTGCTCTTACTGGAGCAGCGGGAAATCGCCTCCGGAGCCTCAGGCGCCAACCTCGGTCAGACCTCCGTCTTGGACCGCGAAGCCGATGCCCACCTGGCGCTAACCCTCAAGAGCCTTGAACTCTATCCCGGTCTCTCGGACGAGCTGGGGGTGGACCTGGAGTACGAGGTCACCGGCGGCAGCTATGTCCTGACCACGGAGGCTCAATTGGAGACGGCCAAAGGCCTTCTGGCGAGGCAGGCCCGGCGGGGCGTGGCCGGGTCGATCCTGGGCCCCCGAGAAGCCCCCGCGGTCGAACCGTTTATCTCTCCTGATGGCCTGGTCGGCCTGGCTTACTGCCCGCTCGAGGGGAGGCTGAACCCGCTTCGGGTCACCCTTGGGTTCGCCGCCGGCGCCAGGAAGAACGGAGCAACCATCGCCGAGCATACGCCGGTCCGGGGTTTCAAGCTGGACGGCCAACGGGCCATCGCCGTCCTCACCGACCTTGGCGCGGTCCGGGCACGCACCTTCGTCAACGCCGGCGGCGCCTGGACGGGGAGCATCGGCCGGCTGGCCGGCCTGGATGTCCCCGTGCGGTTTCACCGGGGGACGGCCATGGTCACCGAGCCGGTGCCGCCGACCATCCGCGGGCCGGTGGTCGGGGCCGGCTTCCTCACCCCCGCCACGGCCAGAGAGACCCGCCGAGTCGGGCTGGCCCTGAACCAGGCGGCCAGGGGCAGCGTCATCCTGGGGCAATACACGGAGGAGTGCCAGGACCACCGGGCCGCCCTGGACAACGCCGGTCTCAAACAGGTCGCCGAGAGGGTCCTGCGGCACTTCCCCGGCCTGGCCAAGCTGAACATCGTCCGCGCCTGGGCGGCCGTAACCCCTTACTCCGACGATGGTCTGCCGTTCTTCGGCTTTCGGCACGAGGTCGACAACCTGCTCTTCTGCGGCTCCTTCAAAGGGGCGTTCACCACCGCTCCGGCGGTCGGCCGAATGGTCGCCGACCTGCTGGTCAGGGGACGAACCGGCCATCTGGTCGGGGGGTTCTCCCCGGAGAGGTCTTAG
- a CDS encoding 4Fe-4S binding protein, which yields MTEKGVAYDGFPSSEELSRSRRVPPRERMARGPLAVIECVQEIPCNPCESACPRGAITVGRPITNLPRLDDDRCTGCGQCLAACPGLAIFVIDLSRAGDGGAAGREPTGEALVSFPYERLPSPSVDQMVMATDRAGQGIAAGRVVKVRRAKAFDQTAIVTLAVPARLAGEIRGLDPSSIRPSEAVIRPGSPREVRPT from the coding sequence TTGACCGAAAAAGGCGTGGCCTACGACGGCTTCCCGTCCTCAGAAGAGCTCAGCCGCAGCCGGCGGGTCCCGCCCCGGGAGCGGATGGCCCGTGGTCCGCTGGCGGTGATCGAGTGTGTCCAGGAGATCCCCTGCAATCCTTGCGAGAGCGCCTGCCCGCGGGGAGCGATCACGGTCGGCAGGCCGATCACCAACCTGCCCCGGTTGGACGATGACAGATGCACCGGGTGCGGCCAATGCCTGGCCGCCTGCCCTGGTTTGGCGATCTTCGTCATCGACCTGTCGAGGGCCGGGGACGGGGGCGCGGCCGGGCGGGAGCCGACGGGTGAAGCCCTGGTTTCCTTCCCCTACGAGCGTCTCCCGTCGCCGAGTGTCGACCAGATGGTCATGGCGACCGACCGGGCCGGCCAAGGCATCGCGGCCGGCAGGGTCGTCAAGGTCAGGCGGGCCAAGGCCTTCGACCAGACCGCCATTGTCACCCTGGCCGTGCCGGCAAGGCTGGCCGGCGAAATCCGCGGCCTTGACCCTTCCTCGATCAGGCCCTCGGAGGCAGTCATCCGACCCGGTTCCCCAAGGGAGGTGCGGCCGACATGA
- a CDS encoding S41 family peptidase — translation MVSRRKAVIWMVVLILGTNVGTFALATGQIPLVRDYVRPQLPGDMAQFDQLYRVMQLIKDRYVDQVSDATLVEGAKTGMVAALKDPPSYYLSPTAMNELLIDTSGTYAGVGVEVYSSNDYIEVIAPIEGTPAEKAGILPKDKIIKVDGKDIVGVSTDEVVNLIRGTPGTKVTLTIFRTGVSEPFDKVITRAQIELKSIYSKLLSDKIGYIRITQFSENSTKPFTDALTTLKGQGMAGLIIDLRNDPGGSLQTCEEIAAQILPSGPIIHQVDRSGNKQTATAPGPGLKIPVVVLINEGSASASEILAGAIQDAGMGALVGTKSYGKGSVQTIFPQPGNTGVKITTARYLTRNEKPVDKIGLTPDYEVKMATPKEGEPIIKLDDPTNPQLAKAIEVMKNLLKLKK, via the coding sequence TTGGTTTCCCGGAGAAAAGCCGTCATCTGGATGGTCGTCCTCATCCTGGGCACCAACGTCGGGACGTTCGCTCTGGCTACCGGCCAGATCCCCCTTGTCCGTGACTACGTCCGGCCTCAACTGCCCGGGGACATGGCCCAGTTCGACCAACTCTACCGGGTCATGCAGTTGATCAAGGACCGCTACGTCGACCAGGTCAGCGACGCCACCCTCGTCGAGGGGGCGAAGACCGGCATGGTCGCCGCCCTCAAGGACCCGCCGTCCTACTACCTTAGTCCGACGGCCATGAACGAGTTGCTCATCGACACGAGCGGCACCTACGCCGGAGTCGGGGTCGAGGTCTACTCGAGCAACGACTACATCGAAGTGATCGCGCCAATCGAAGGCACCCCGGCCGAGAAGGCCGGCATCCTGCCGAAGGACAAGATCATCAAGGTCGACGGGAAGGATATCGTCGGCGTGTCCACCGACGAGGTGGTCAATCTCATCCGCGGCACTCCGGGAACCAAGGTCACCCTGACCATCTTCCGCACCGGGGTCAGCGAGCCGTTCGACAAGGTGATCACCCGGGCCCAGATCGAGCTGAAATCGATCTACTCCAAGCTACTCTCCGACAAGATCGGGTACATCAGGATCACCCAGTTCTCGGAGAATAGTACCAAGCCCTTCACCGACGCCCTGACCACCCTCAAGGGGCAGGGGATGGCCGGGCTGATCATCGACCTCCGCAACGACCCGGGTGGGTCCCTCCAGACCTGCGAGGAGATCGCCGCCCAGATCCTGCCCTCCGGACCCATCATCCACCAGGTCGATCGATCCGGCAACAAGCAGACGGCCACGGCCCCCGGGCCAGGGCTGAAGATCCCCGTGGTGGTCCTCATCAATGAGGGTTCGGCCAGCGCATCGGAGATCCTGGCCGGGGCCATCCAGGACGCCGGGATGGGGGCCCTGGTCGGGACGAAGAGCTACGGCAAGGGGTCGGTGCAGACCATCTTCCCACAGCCAGGCAATACCGGCGTGAAGATAACCACCGCCCGTTACCTGACCAGGAACGAGAAGCCGGTCGACAAGATCGGCCTGACCCCGGACTACGAAGTGAAGATGGCGACGCCCAAAGAAGGCGAACCCATCATCAAGTTGGACGACCCGACCAACCCACAGCTGGCAAAGGCCATCGAGGTCATGAAGAATCTGCTGAAGCTGAAGAAGTAG
- a CDS encoding (2Fe-2S)-binding protein: MRVSNHPILGPGEQEESVAIIVDGRPVRAAAGEPIAAALLAAGIRVFRLTTRRGEPRGLFCGIGRCTDCVMTVDGEPNVRTCVTPVRDGMVIETQRGEGRWQGNEAD, from the coding sequence ATGCGGGTTTCCAACCACCCCATCCTGGGACCAGGCGAACAAGAGGAAAGCGTGGCCATCATCGTCGACGGGCGTCCCGTCCGGGCCGCGGCCGGCGAGCCGATCGCCGCGGCCCTCCTGGCCGCCGGAATAAGGGTCTTTCGCCTGACCACCCGGAGGGGCGAACCGCGCGGGCTGTTCTGCGGGATCGGGCGGTGCACCGATTGCGTCATGACCGTCGATGGGGAACCCAACGTGCGGACATGCGTCACCCCGGTTCGCGACGGGATGGTCATCGAGACCCAGCGCGGTGAAGGCAGGTGGCAGGGTAATGAAGCGGACTGA
- a CDS encoding (2Fe-2S)-binding protein, translating into MSDDLVICRCEEVTREEIEEAIRDGARSVDSVKRRTRAGMGLCQGKTCARMVAQMISQATGTPPAEIAWPNSRPPVRPIKVGDLAAMRGGGSADAG; encoded by the coding sequence ATGAGTGACGATCTCGTCATCTGCCGGTGCGAGGAAGTCACCAGAGAAGAGATCGAAGAAGCCATCCGCGATGGGGCCCGGAGCGTCGACAGCGTGAAGCGACGCACCCGAGCCGGCATGGGGCTTTGTCAGGGGAAGACGTGCGCCCGGATGGTCGCGCAGATGATTTCTCAGGCGACCGGCACACCGCCGGCCGAGATTGCTTGGCCCAACTCAAGGCCGCCGGTGAGGCCGATAAAGGTGGGTGACCTCGCCGCGATGCGCGGCGGCGGGAGTGCCGACGCCGGCTAG
- a CDS encoding FAD-dependent oxidoreductase, which translates to MKRTELAIVGAGPAGLAAAVEAARCGVKVTLVDENGKPGGQLFKQIHKFFGSREHRAGTRGYRIGLDLLAETQELGVKVLLNRAVYGVFEGNLLGLSAPDGIEELRADRLILATGASENGLAFPGSTLPGVMMAGAAQTMVNIHRVLPGHRFLMIGSGNVGLIVTYQLLQAGAEVVALVEAAPKIGGYGVHSSKVRRAGVPILLSHTIKEAGGESSVERAVICRLDEPFNQVPGTEQILDVDSICLAVGLTPLTELARMAGCELGYFPKLGGFVPLHDDDMMTTVDGIHVAGDITGVEEASTAMEEGRLAGLAVAQSVGRLGSEEAEVKKGLVRERIAALRTGPFGEHRRLAKAELVRTFAAGRPTPDREPEVGKAGVGR; encoded by the coding sequence ATGAAGCGGACTGAACTGGCCATCGTCGGCGCGGGTCCGGCGGGCCTGGCCGCCGCGGTGGAGGCCGCCCGGTGCGGGGTGAAGGTCACCCTGGTCGACGAGAACGGGAAGCCCGGTGGTCAGCTCTTCAAGCAGATTCACAAGTTCTTCGGTTCCCGCGAACATCGGGCCGGCACCCGCGGCTATCGAATCGGCCTGGACCTGCTCGCCGAGACTCAGGAACTCGGCGTCAAGGTCTTGCTGAATCGGGCGGTCTACGGCGTCTTTGAAGGGAACCTTCTCGGCCTGTCGGCCCCCGACGGAATTGAGGAGCTGCGGGCCGACCGGCTCATCCTGGCCACCGGGGCCAGCGAGAACGGGTTGGCCTTTCCCGGGAGCACCCTACCCGGGGTGATGATGGCCGGCGCCGCTCAGACAATGGTCAACATCCATCGGGTCCTGCCGGGGCATCGTTTCCTGATGATCGGCTCCGGGAATGTCGGCCTGATCGTCACCTATCAACTCCTGCAGGCCGGGGCGGAGGTGGTGGCGCTGGTCGAGGCCGCGCCAAAGATCGGCGGATACGGGGTGCATTCCTCAAAGGTCCGGCGGGCGGGCGTCCCGATCCTGCTCTCTCACACGATTAAGGAGGCCGGGGGTGAGAGCAGCGTCGAGCGGGCGGTCATCTGCCGCCTTGACGAGCCGTTCAACCAGGTGCCCGGGACCGAACAGATCCTCGATGTCGACTCGATCTGCCTGGCCGTTGGTCTTACGCCCCTGACCGAGCTGGCCCGGATGGCCGGCTGCGAGTTGGGTTACTTCCCCAAGCTCGGGGGGTTCGTCCCACTCCACGATGACGACATGATGACCACCGTCGATGGGATTCACGTGGCCGGGGATATCACCGGGGTCGAGGAAGCCAGCACGGCCATGGAGGAGGGACGGCTGGCCGGCCTGGCCGTGGCTCAGTCGGTCGGGAGACTCGGCTCGGAGGAGGCCGAGGTAAAGAAGGGTCTGGTCAGAGAGAGGATCGCCGCCCTCAGGACCGGCCCCTTCGGTGAACACCGACGCCTGGCTAAGGCCGAGTTGGTAAGGACGTTCGCGGCCGGGCGACCGACGCCGGACAGAGAACCCGAGGTTGGAAAGGCGGGTGTCGGCCGTTGA